In Uranotaenia lowii strain MFRU-FL chromosome 2, ASM2978415v1, whole genome shotgun sequence, one genomic interval encodes:
- the LOC129743161 gene encoding microfibril-associated glycoprotein 4-like: MDDIKPVKYESDRSKSLEDQILQHLQVLGNISANSITIVINVLPDVYCNQPQSPTDFPRSCADISDKPSGVYQIRPDDSSEPIEVFCDQDHDGGGWTVFQNRFDGSVDFFRSWADYEQGFGDLRGEFWLGLKHVYQIVKTRRHELHVVFEDFNQFGDVHKYDDFQLAGPEDKYRLLRIGSFEGVLSDALAYHVGSKFSTFDADNDGYGKSCSETFSGAWWYDNCYQSNLNGLYLGNIADRNTRGMVSISIGPYKSLKISRMMIRPKE; the protein is encoded by the exons ATGGATGATATCAAACCGGTGAAATACGAATCCGATCGATCGAAGAGCCTGGAAGATCAGATTCTGCAACATCTGCAGGTGCTGGGTAACATCTCGGCCAACTCCATCACGATCGTCATCAACGTTTTGCCGGATGTTTATTGTAATCAACCTCAGTCGCCGACGGACTTTCCAAGAAGTTGTGCGGACATATCCGATAAACCAAGTGGCGTTTACCAGATCCGTCCGGATGATTCCTCGGAACCGATTGAAGTATTCTGCGATCAGGATCATGACGGAGGTGGTTGGACGGTTTTCCAGAATCGATTCGACGGATCGGTGGACTTTTTCCGCAGCTGGGCCGATTACGAGCAAGGATTCGGCGATCTACGAGGGGAATTTTGGCTGGGACTGAAACATGTTTACCAAATTGTTAAAACGAGACGCCACGAGCTGCATGTGGTTTTCGAGGACTTCAACCAGTTTGGAGATGTTCACAAGTATGACGATTTCCAGTTGGCTGGACCGGAAGATAAATACCGGCTGTTGCGGATTGGCTCCTTTGAAGGGGTTTTAAGCGACGCGTTGGCGTATCATGTTGGATCGAAATTTTCAACGTTCGATGCTGATAATGATGGCTACGGTAAAAGCTGTTCCGAAACATTCAGTGGAGCCTGGTGGTATGATAATTGCTATCAGAG caaCTTGAACGGATTATATCTGGGAAATATAGCAGATAGAAATACCAGAGGGATGGTCAGCATCAGTATCGGTCCTTATAAGTCACTAAAGATATCGCGCATGATGATTAGGCCGAAGGAGTAA
- the LOC129743162 gene encoding microfibril-associated glycoprotein 4-like: MLYSRVLFVFTIAFVQLLGSFAEGKSSNADVEKIDYLNPTLTIDNKSDRSKSLEDQILQHLQVLGNISANSITIVINVSPDVYCDQPQPPTELPRSCADIPDQPSGVYQIRPEDSSEALEVFCDQDHDGGGWTVFQNRFDGSVNFFRRWDDYEQGFGDLRGEFWLGLKHIHEMVRTKRHELHMVFEDFDGFGDVQKFDDFQLAGPKDDYRLVKLGSFHGTLEDALSFHVGWKFSTVDKDNDYSCALDMGGAWWYSVCYKSNLNAYYLGKGAQPAYSGMVTTVLGPYKPLRRSRMMIRPKNLSMIVEKVKKIKKIKKKVKKIKKITKQTGSVGPPEKFFAGDNDG; the protein is encoded by the exons ATGCTCTACTCAAGAGTACTGTTTGTCTTCACAATTGCCTTTGTGCAGCTGCTAGGCAGTTTTGCAGAAGGAAAATCATCCAACGCTGACGTTGAAAAGATAGATTATCTTAA CcctactctaacgattgacaacAAATCTGACCGATCGAAAAGCCTGGAAGATCAAATTCTGCAGCACCTTCAAGTACTAGGAAATATCTCTGCCAACTCCATCACGATCGTCATCAACGTTTCACCGGATGTTTACTGTGACCAACCTCAACCTCCAACGGAGTTGCCTCGGAGTTGTGCGGACATTCCGGATCAACCTTCAGGTGTCTACCAGATCCGGCCGGAAGATTCGTCGGAAGCGCTGGAAGTATTCTGCGATCAGGATCACGACGGAGGAGGCTGGACGGTTTTCCAGAATCGATTCGACGGATCGGTGAACTTTTTCCGTAGATGGGACGACTACGAGCAAGGCTTCGGCGATCTACGGGGAGAATTCTGGCTGGGACTGAAACATATCCACGAAATGGTTAGAACGAAACGACACGAGCTGCATATGGTTTTCGAGGATTTCGATGGATTTGGTGACGTCCAGaagtttgatgattttcaattgGCTGGACCGAAAGATGATTATAGACTCGTGAAGCTCGGCTCATTCCATGGAACCCTGGAAGATGCACTGAGCTTTCATGTGggctggaaattttcaaccgttGACAAAGATAACGACTACAGCTGTGCTTTGGATATGGGTGGGGCCTGGTGGTACAGTGTTTGTTACAAAAG TAACTTAAACGCATATTACTTGGGAAAAGGCGCACAACCGGCTTACTCTGGTATGGTTACTACCGTTCTTGGTCCTTATAAGCCACTCAGGAGATCTCGAATGATGATTCGACCAAAGAA TCTTTCGATGATC Gtcgagaaagtcaagaaaataaagaaaatcaagaaa aaagtaaagaaaatcaagaaaatcacaaag CAAACTGGCTCCGTTGGTCCACCTGAGAAGTTCTTCGCTGGGGATAATGATGGGTAA
- the LOC129749855 gene encoding microfibril-associated glycoprotein 4-like: MIYSRVLFVFTIAFVQLLGSFAEGKPSNDEVEKIDYLNPTLTIDNKKFARSESDRSKSLEDQILQHLQVLGNISANSITIVINVSPDVYCDQPQPPTDLPRSCADIPDQPSGVYQIRPEDSLETLEVFCDQDHDGGGWTVFQNRFDGSENFFRRWDDYEQGFGDLRGEFWLGLKHIHEMVRTRRHELHMVFEDFDGFGDVQKFDDFQLAGPEDDYRLVKLGSFHGTLEDALSFHVGWKFSTVDKDNDYSCALDMGGAWWYSVCYKSNLNAYYLGKGAQPAYSGMVTTVLGPYKPLRISRMMIRPKK, translated from the exons ATGATCTACTCAAGAGTACTGTTTGTCTTCACAATAGCCTTTGTGCAGCTGCTAGGCAGTTTTGCAGAAGGAAAACCATCCAACGATGAGGTTGAAAAGATAGATTATCTTAA CcctactctaacgattgacaacaaaaaattcgcGAGATCCGAGTCCGACCGATCGAAAAGCCTGGAAGATCAAATCCTGCAGCACCTTCAAGTACTAGGAAATATCTCTGCCAACTCCATCACGATCGTCATCAACGTTTCGCCGGATGTTTATTGTGACCAACCTCAACCACCAACGGACTTGCCTCGGAGTTGTGCGGACATTCCGGATCAACCTTCAGGTGTCTACCAGATCCGGCCGGAAGATTCGTTGGAAACGCTGGAAGTATTCTGCGATCAGGATCACGACGGAGGAGGCTGGACGGTTTTCCAGAATCGATTCGATGGATCGGAGAACTTTTTCCGTAGATGGGACGACTACGAGCAAGGCTTCGGCGATCTACGAGGAGAATTTTGGCTGGGACTGAAACATATCCACGAAATGGTTCGAACGAGACGACACGAGCTGCATATGGTTTTCGAGGATTTCGATGGATTTGGTGACGTCCAGaagtttgatgattttcaattgGCTGGACCGGAAGATGATTATAGACTCGTGAAGCTCGGCTCATTCCATGGAACCCTGGAAGATGCACTGAGCTTTCATGTGggctggaaattttcaaccgttGACAAAGATAACGACTACAGCTGTGCTTTGGATATGGGTGGGGCCTGGTGGTACAGTGTTTGTTACAAAAG TAACTTAAACGCATATTACTTGGGAAAAGGCGCACAACCGGCTTACTCTGGTATGGTTACTACCGTTCTTGGTCCTTATAAGCCACTCAGGATTTCTCGAATGATGATTCGACCAAAGAAGTAA